The following proteins are encoded in a genomic region of Amphiura filiformis chromosome 11, Afil_fr2py, whole genome shotgun sequence:
- the LOC140164103 gene encoding uncharacterized protein gives MAVVTNTDDIILADGEPLAEGEPLAEGGPHSESEPSPETEPDNGKAEPIPDWSQASETAKIIKDIHVYGFATIFLLVSVFCIIRLWKLCKLRRRRNVSAVQFKTFLVASTLSFSVLRSIVLYSAGYGSKDILPLLLGHMLWGIAFSCLAAAFSFLLVILMETTQFRSTLPCSTIQGHILGISTIIYVIILVTTEVVLLYTTTIQVTLIVCRSFFIIWGATMMTGYFTVSYRINKNVLVSTAESRCNRSSQSPLKKLSALLSFCAISGMILMGIQIYATFDVIFDLAAVKSPAPWPWLVLQTSLRVLEVLMCGLLMLISRGAEKQQRRQEQFDCQMGMDTKISASTSELRMTNTAQLTQNV, from the coding sequence ATGGCAGTTGTTACAAACACAGATGACATTATACTCGCAGATGGTGAACCTCTCGCAGAAGGTGAACCTCTTGCAGAAGGTGGACCTCACTCCGAAAGCGAACCTTCCCCTGAGACAGAACCAGATAATGGCAAAGCAGAGCCTATTCCAGACTGGTCACAAGCTTCCGAAACTGCCAAAATCATCAAAGATATTCACGTCTATGGATTTGCCACTATTTTCCTGCTAGTGTCAGTATTCTGCATAATAAGACTTTGGAAGCTGTGTAAATTACGGCGTCGCAGAAATGTAAGCGCTGTTCAATTCAAAACGTTCCTAGTTGCATCAACTTTATCTTTCAGCGTTTTGAGATCGATTGTGCTGTACTCTGCAGGATATGGCTCCAAAGATATTTTACCGCTCTTACTGGGTCATATGTTATGGGGAATTGCTTTTAGCTGTCTCGCTGCTGCATTCAGTTTCTTGTTGGTGATATTAATGGAAACGACACAGTTCCGATCTACGTTACCATGTAGTACCATCCAAGGTCACATATTAGGCATAAGTACCATCATCTATGTTATCATACTGGTAACAACTGAGGTAGTTCTCCTCTACACAACAACAATCCAAGTCACTCTCATCGTCTGCAGATCATTCTTCATCATCTGGGGTGCTACAATGATGACGGGTTACTTCACTGTTAGCTATCGCATCAATAAAAACGTTCTGGTGTCTACTGCAGAGTCCAGATGCAACAGAAGTTCGCAATCTCCTTTGAAGAAATTATCTGCCCTTCTGAGTTTCTGTGCAATATCAGGAATGATCTTGATGGGGATTCAGATTTACGCTACTTTTGATGTTATATTTGATCTTGCTGCCGTTAAGTCTCCTGCACCGTGGCCATGGCTTGTATTACAGACATCTCTTAGAGTATTAGAGGTACTTATGTGTGGTTTGTTGATGCTAATATCAAGAGGAGCAGAGAAACAGCAACGCAGACAAGAGCAATTTGATTGTCAGATGGGGATGGACACGAAGATATCTGCATCAACTTCAGAATTGAGGATGACAAATACCGCACAATTGACACAGAACGTTTGA